In the genome of Arabidopsis thaliana chromosome 4, partial sequence, the window TGTCTtatttctctcattttcttgtcTATCAGATACACgtaattcaaaatttagacGTTTGGTGAAAAGTGAAAGATCTCTCATATATTGAGTGGCAACAATGTTTATGATATCATCAAACTTTTTGATAACAATACAGGAAACGTTttcagaaaaaacaaaaaaccctGCTATCAAACTTGGACTTTTGGACTTCGGTTTAGATGTGTAATTTGCGGTTCGCTTGCGGAAAAATGTTTCCTAACCGACGGTACTGTCCTGTATCTTCGACGACCGTGTATACTCGGtactaaaagaagaaaggaaaccGGCGTTATGATACTCGGTACTAGTTAGTGATAATAGTGCTACAATCTTACAAAACTATCCACTGGTAAAGAGAATAATATAGGCCACCTGTCTTGTGGTGACGTTAAAAGGCCGTAAACTGTTTCAAACAAGTACATAATTTATTGCTAAAGTCCTGACGTGGAATCCAACGaacataattaaaagaaaaaaaagacttaaGATCGATAGCATGTCTAAATTTCCTGAACACTTGGACGTATGTTACTGGTCTAGTTTAATATGTATtactccaccaccaccaattgttgttaattttttattatgtttttaaccATTATAATTAAGGGGGCTACATATAGATATAGGCCTCTTTGAACCCATAGATACTGTACGTGTCACATATCTAagttcaactttttttttgtgaatctCTCTGTTGCGCAAAAagagttttggatttgatgCTTTAGAAATCGTTACCCAATGCCTTTaaacatttcatttttaacCCCTACAATACCCTTTTTAGAAACCAATGAGACcctttttcatttaaaatttatattcatatgacacaaaacattttctttcttctaagAATATGACAGCAAATATTACCTATTTATTTGTTCTGTCGTATATATGTATTGATTAAACAACTTAAATTTATAGGCTGATATGATCTAGTAGCCTCTTTTATCCACATAGACTGTATACCCTTAATATGTTATAGGTTTTTCATCCTTGAAGTGGGGTTCTTTTGATACGATGATATGCTTAAAAACATAGactatatatctatctatatatatcaaataagaataatattttcatacaaaatataatatcattttcttttgatctcCCTCACCATCTCtcttaacataaaaacaaaacaaaaaagatagtGAGGGAGAAAAGTGGTGGACCCAAGAAAGCTTTGTCAGTGCATATATAAGAACATAAGACATTAAGACAGAGTAGCACAGAGCTTCCATAACAAGACAAAGCCAAAGAGCAAAAGAGATCGGTAGATCTTATAGAGAGAACAAATTTTTcctcaaatcaaaatcagaagaagaatgagtTGGTGGGGAGTGAAAGGAGGAGGATGGGGAATGGTGGAAGAAGTTTGGAGAAAGGGTCCATGGACCGCCGAAGAAGACCGTCTTTTGATCGAATACGTCCGTGTTCACGGTGAAGGTCGTTGGAACTCTGTCTCTAAACTCGCAGGTACCACCACTTTCTGTGTAATGcatgttttaatatatgtttttttttcttcaaatgaaTGAATGATTGATTCATGAATGTTTTGATCGTTAGGATTGAAAAGGAATGGCAAAAGCTGCAGACTAAGATGGGTGAATTACCTTAGACCAGACCTCAAGAGAGGACAGATCACTCCACATGAAGAAAGTATAATACTTGAGCTACACGCTAAGTGGGGAAATAGGTAAAAATACCtcaaaacgaaaacaaacaacctcaagtcttttttttgtttttttaggtttGTCGATGGCTTTTATcttaagtattagggttttgtatAGGTGGTCAACAATTGCACGTAGTTTACCAGGAAGAACAGACAATGAGATCAAGAACTATTGGAGAACCCATTTCAAGAAAAAGGCAAAGCCTACGACTAACAATGCGGAGAAGATAAAGAGTCGTCTCCTAAAAAGGCAACACTTCAAGGAACAGAGAGAAATAGAGTTGCAACAAGAACAGCAGTTGTTTCAGTTCGACCAACTCGGTATGAAAAAGATCATCTCTTTACTCGAAGAAAACAATAGCAGTAGCAGTAGCGATGGCGGTGGTGATGTGTTCTATTATCCTGATCAAATAACACATTCATCAAAACCCTTTGGCTATAACTCTAATTCATTAGAGGAGCAGTTACAAGGTAGATTTTCTCCTGTAAACATACCTGATGCTAATACTATGAACGAAGACAATGCCATATGGGACGGGTTTTGGAACATGGATGTTGTAAATGGACATGGTGGGAACTTGGGTGTTGTGGCTGCTACTGCTGCTTGTGGCCCAAGGAAGCCCTATTTCCATAACTTGGTGATTCCATTTTGTTAAGTATGGTCTACTTTTGGACTTCGGTTTTCTGTCTTTTCAGGTTTGGTTACTAGTTTCTATGCTATGAACCTATAAGTCGTTTGTGAtgaagtgtgtgtgtgtgatgtAAGAGGAATATTGTAAGttcaagattataaaaaaaaaaacttcaaacgTAAGTTAATGAGCAGGGAACCATGATTCTTGgatttttatgaatttgtttttgtgtccaatcacaaaaaaaaaaaactcatattaGCTTTGATTTGTGATTTAGATAGACAAATCCGATTTGAGTTAAGCCTCTAAAATTAGCCGAAATCCGTCAAAACAGGTGATCCAGTCATATACACAAAGCCCActtaataaaaagatttagtcaaaatttgattaattattagGACTTCAATTTGACTAAAtgttaaattacaaattaaattgtaAGAGATTTGTTTCCATTTGAAGCTTGTTTCCAGTTTTCTTTGTCAAACTTATGGAAAAGCatttatcttattttctttctatctaaTATGAATTAAAAGTACactatttttgttctttctcttttttttttccttaatttattgataaattatattaaaacaaaaaatcaacgtttttttacataaaatgcaaacttttctttataaagATTACAAAATATCTCTATCCGTGATGTTCTCGCGATGCAAACCACATTTGCAAtattataatcatatatatgaaagttggacAACTCTCTCTatatgattgacacatcatcacttttACATTTGCCATGTGTccactaaataattaatgtaagctcttcaacttttaataatgtatttattatttaattttacatatttaattgtactaatactaaatttattttgttattacatgtttttcaataaaattattttattggttttctcgtactcaaatatttttttctgtaatctTAACTCAAATTATGAGTGTATAGTAGTCATGGATTAGTTAATAGTTTGAATAGTTTGCATAttgttatatatctatataataaatcgTCGAGGGTGAAGAGTATGTATGAAGtttaatcatcaaattttTAGGTTTCGATAATCCCAATATTACCCtctatttaattagtttaagacGAACATTGTTTAGGAATAGTGTGTATAATGTATTGTTGATaatgttgttagaaaaaaatactttaataCTAAGAATAATTACTTATTATATAAGTAAATgattagataattaaaaattatatttaaattaaacgatacaaaaaatctgaaaatacCGCAGTGTAACGCAGGTGATTACctagtaaaataaaaagaggtCACAAAACTTTCTGATGCACAAAGAAACTCAATGTCAAgttctccaaaacaaaaaaaaaaaagtgaataaaaACCATGAAATTAAAGAgtttgataaacaaaacacatcattggaaaaaaaaaaaaaactgaatgcAGCAAAGTTTAAATgatcacattttttttatttggttccAAGTCTAAAAGTTCAAATTATCCATCATTTCCGCCCCTTCTGCTGCTTCCCCCACCTGATCTTCCTCCGCCACCGCTTCCCCACCACAACTGTTTTCACCGCCTTCCCCACCGCTTCTTTCACGGCCATAACCACTTGGTCCACTTCCCCCAGTCCTGTCATGAAGTTCAAACAGCATGTCGGGTAAACGACGTTCGCTATCGACAGTAGAGGCTACATGTTCGTCGACTTGACGTTGCATCCTTGTGTCCAACAAAGTGTTACGCGGCTCACCCAATGGGTTACTGCTCACGTTGGCATTGTTACTGATTTGGTTCAGAGCATTTGGAAATAACACACTAGCTATATTGGTGAAGATTCCATCATcaatatgaagaaaagaaggacTCACCATATTGGTTAGCTGAACCAACGATAAATCATCAATATGTTAATTACTCATCCAATAATATCAATtccaaaccaaattaaatatcaCACGATTGGAAAAAATTTAGGTCTATATCTATTACCATGTCGAGTGGTGacatatcatcttcttccagTTGATCTACAGGTTCTGCGAACAACCATTTCCCTTTTTCAATCTGTCTACAACATGGACATTCCATCTTGTTCTTTATGTTAAAGGATGAACCAACACAATCTGTAAGAAACCAAACCTATTAGCGaatgatttttataattaaaaatattgtaatgaAAAAGTTATTGTAGATTTGtgtagatatataaataaaaatatatagacagCAAGAAGTCTCGGGGAGTGATGTAATAATCTGAAGACCCAATAATGTATGTTCGAGTTAATGAACACATCAAACAAGGTGGAGACAGAGACAGAGTAAAAAGCAAATTAATTTCATCGAAGAATAAACTAAGATAATAgattcataacaaaacaaataataagaataaaagGGATATtaatcaagagaaaaaaaaatgaatctatgttttctcaaacaaagttccaattaaaaaaaatatttggtgcTCACCTAAGTGAAACTTGTGGCTACATCGAAGCTTAACAACAGTTCGTTCGTCAGCATCATTAGCCAACGGCTCCAAACAAACCGCACAATCGTCATCATCAAATGGTTCAACGACTCGTTTGCTTTCTTTGATATCACTCTCTAAACTCATAGCTATTGGTTAAtcttatgaaaataaattcattaatataaaaaaacttagatAGGAATACTGGAAAATTAAATCCTGAGAAAGATATTTTCCTTTAATATGAGTGTATGTTGACTCCCTTTATAgatgcttttttattttctagatTTCTTTCTATTAGAGTTTATTTGAAGATATAAgggaaaaatacaaaaacaaatatatagataaacttcaaaataacAACACTGCAAAGTCCTTCATAATTCGGAAAACCATCAATTTGACCGTGACGTTAACATTGTTATTAAtcctaaacataaatcaaatttgtttgtgtgCGTTTAAAGGTCTGACCCATAACTTCTGGCCCAAAGTGCGTGGCACAGTAAGACAGATTGTGCTACTGAATTGTTCACATAGTTAGTGACataacataattatattattatatagaacAACTTAGAATtactaaataaacaaaaaaaaaaaatgaaaaaaaaaacaaattacgaCTAGTGACCGCAGTGGTAATAATGATAGTGATAACGGCCGTGATGATGGTGGCTACGATGGTGAGAACAATGGATACCGTTGTAACGACGGTGGTGATGGACTTATGGTGATGATTGTGGTGGCTGTAACGATGGTTGCGACAGGGACGATGgtagaaaaaaaaccttctttttttttgtttttaacatgGCTACAACTTTCTAGAATTCTGACTTCCAATTTAGCACTTCTTATAAACCAAATTCTTCTATCAAAACAGGGATTCATAAATCTTCTCTACAAGTGCAGTGTTCGTTTTGTCTCCCTGCAAAACACAGAGAAAATATATAgcgtaaaaaaaaagatctttcACTtccaaattaattaagaaatttagatatatagaCAGACTATCGAAAATGTTACGAGTAAGGTTTGACGATGGAGATATTTATATTCCCAAAATCTGTTGGTCCTTCCGATTGGTTATTctccaaataaacaaaatgtaatgGAGGGTACATTAACAAGGTAGTAAGTAAAGGGCCAACAAATGAGTTTGCTTGCACCTCACATCACATTTCTCCAAGTTGTGGAATAATCTCTTGTCAGGTGGAAGCGTGGATCCAACGTAATTATTGTTGGTGTTTAATTGGATAAGTGACTTTAAATTGGGAAAATAATACATGAATATTGCCACTAAAGTTGCTTTCGCGAAGATCCAAGTATCTTAGTTCATTAATTAGGTTTCTGATTGAACCTATAGAACTTGACCTAATAAATTTTAGGCCTAAAGGCTAGAGTTTTGAGAtaagaaaatctttttaatGAAGAGGAAAAATTTTTGATCAATATATTGGAGTTTTAAAATAGCactattttgtttcataaatgTTGTTGATAAAGTCAAGTAAAATCACCTCGCAAGATTTAACATCGCAAGTGACACCCtccaaaaaacagaaaacactGCTCTTGTTCCATGAGCTTAACCATGCGTTCTTATCTCTTGGGTTATATCGCAATATCCGAGATTCATCTTTGAATTTTCAGAAATGGAGGATCACAGGAGAAACAAGAGTGTATATAGTAGCACGGAAATAAAACAGAAGAGATAGCAATAACAATGGCGTCGAACCATCATAACTTTCTTTCTGTAGTCGAGTAATAGAGTGAATCACATCTTTTGTATGTGTCTAATTAAGAAACCTTTGTACCAACCATCCTCTTTAATAGAGAGAATTATTGCTAAGCCTCCGACCTCTTTGTTGTGAAACCATATGAACACCATAACCTTTTCCTTCTTAGAATTCGCGCTTAGAGCTGGTGTTAACCAAGGTTAAGGTATCTTCCTCAACGTCACTATGCCTTAATTTGGAACGTGACCATTCAAATATCTCCCAAACTTTACGTGGAATTGTCTTCAGACTTACCAATCGACTTGTGACAAGCTATTATCCTGTTCTCCATGTATGGATATATCATCGATTTATCCtatctattttctttatcaatcTCTTGTAAGAATGTTAGTGTACTTATATTTGAAGTATCTAACCATGAGGTTGATGTTCGTTTAAACTATGCACATGGTATTATATGAATGAAGTTAAGTATGTTTTGTCCACAAAAAATATGACGACAGAAAACAATACGTATGAaccctatatatatacatatatttaatgCATCCAAACAGTTTAATATTCAAACCATTATATCAAACaccaaaactatttttaagCTTTCGTCAATTACATTATCATCacctatttttgttttcactactacaatttttcttaattctatTCACAATTAAATCCTTTTCACAATTGAATTCTTACATTTTCAACTATTTTGTTACggagttgtttttttctgagaCTAGAAtagtttagaaaattattaaaattcaattatatttttttattctaaaaacCAAACCATCCAATTAaataagagattaaaaaaattgaaaaagacaataataataataataataataataataatatctagCATTTGTTGAAATAAAGAGAGTTTGTGATAAGATATATTGAGCAAATAATAAGGGTTAGAAATCTAGTTGTCCAATGATGTTGTGACACCTGACCTACTCTTACAAAAAAGATAACTAGGGTTTACGACACCTTCTCTtctgtatacatatatatatatatatatatagagccAAACATATCAAAGACTTCACACCTTTTAGATAGCCATCatgtaaagaaaaaaccctAGCCGCCTAAAGAGGCAACGACTTCTCTGATCCATTGTTGAAGATCGATGAAGCAGAATCCAAAGACGAAAATGGAGGAAATGAAGATCTCATTTTACTCGCACATGGACGAGAAGAACGAATCCGATTCAGGCAAGacagttttaatttttgatcaAATGTAAGATATAGTTGTCTTAAACcatctaatttttttcatttagttGTTAGATCTAGACCAAAGGCGAGGAGATAAAGCGAAGGTTAGATCTGCTTTTGTACCAGCACATATACGGGAAGAAAGGAATCTATTTCAGGCTAGACAATATCAAATTTTCGATCAAATGTCAGATATACGTGTCTCAAActaatttacttttattgATTTAGTTGTTAGACCAagcaagcaaacaaaaacttgaaagaaCTCTGCAATGGATTACACTGTCGATCGATATGGTTAGGTAAACGATACAGATTTCAATTTAATCTGTAGATTTTTACTCatgttttatattatactGTTTTCCTAATAAATATGTTGTCAATTACTCTGTAGATCTGTGATGAAAGTGGACAGATAATACGAGCTTTGTCGGGAAAAGGTGACAGAAGTGATACAATGTGTCAACGGTACgtcttcttttgtcttgtACTTTTGTTGTACGAGACTTTTAATTAGCATAACATCTGTCAATTTGGTTAGATAGAAACTGATTAGATCTgagactttttattttgttttgttttgtttttttggctaaaaaaatcttttgttttttgtttctttgtttttgttgatattagaCTTTAGTGATTAGATAAACATTCATGTCTTTCAGTGGTTCACATAggagaaaaatctcaactttgtTTATCAATTAGATAAGGCCCGCCTAATAGGCTGgtgcaaaaaataaataactttctataatatttgaattctaaataataaaatatttattttaatttctaatcAAACCTCCAACGGTCTTTAACGACATGTTTTCCgtttatttagttttcaaaattaacaCATGTTAAGTTACAATAGTAAAgataaaattgttaaatacgaactttatagtatattttctatttttaaggGTTTATGTACActttagaaattaaataaaccaAGATATATATGTCATCAATAGTAGTTTACTATTCCGATCGGAATAGTCTTGACCATTAGTCAACTACTATTCAAGCTCATATTTGACAAATTGAATGTTTATTTAGACAAAGTTAATTAGTTGGAGGTTTTATATGGGAACGGAAAAATGagtttataatttgaaaatattttctatttggaggtttttagttgaatttagaggttttttgagatttttcagAGATCTAAATATCTTTTAACCGTATTCTACTCTTACACATTctattttgtaataaaatttaactatttatttcaGAATAATAATATGGATTTTAGTTCTACACACTTCATCAGTTTTAAAAGAtgagagcaaaacaaaacactaaataaataaaaagaaaattatatttacacGTGTCAAAATCTGAGATCGATAAATTTAACTCGTGGCACGACCCTGtgagttactaactttgaaaaccatagcatagttttcaaagttagtaactcaTAAGATCGTGACACGTGGTAAATCTattgattttagattttgatatgtgtaaaacaaaattttcatttttatatagaaaaaaataattgtaagtaattataaatatcaaaaagttaGTTACTAACTTTCAAAAccgtactttatataataagatatgaAAATTCACTAAAAAATTCCATACAACTTTAGGCATATAGAgcttatttatactaaaaccCCTAAAATATCCTAAAACAAACTAAACCAGCAAGACTCATGTTGCATGTGTCGTCATTTTACTGTGACGCATGAGTAAGCAGCACTGAGAGATTTTAGTCACtcacatataaaaatatggtcCATTGGGTGTGGATTAGTGTTTCAAGGAGCCATACAAAGATTGTATGTCACTGTGAATTGTATAGCCCTCCTAAGTCTATAAGTAAAGGACTTCTCCTATCATCCTGTCTACTAGATGAGACTTCTCCTATCATCCTGTCTACTAGATGAGACGTAAAACTATAACTTTTGAAACGAAGGAGATGAATTTCAGAAAGTGAACTTCCAAAGTTTTAAGAAAGACCATCAATGTTTATTATTTCTAGGTTCATGTCCTACGTTGAGGATAGAAAATTTCAGATGATGGTGAAAACTTAGAGGAGTAGTTCTCTGGTATAGTGACCAATGCATAAGTCGAATCATTTGGGTAATCTAGTTCTGAAATCTTAGGATGCCATATGCGGTGGTAATATGTGATGTTTCCGGGTACGGAAATTTCTTTGGAACTAAGAATTAGAGTGAGTGAAGTCACATGAACATTAATGTAGATCACTGATCATCTGGTGGATATCAAAACAATCAAccacaaaacaagaaaacaaatgtacGTAGAATTCCAAGACCATTAGTGATTACGATATATTAAGCTTACATTGCATCTTAGAAGGCAATTCAAGGTCATCATGCATGTtcaaagaagataaacaaTGATCCTTTACCTCTTGTGTGAAGCAAAGTTTGTTTAACAATTCTCTAGGCATCTCTAATGGAATAAAACTAAGAGGACCACCGAGTTCAGTTTCCAGAAGCTTCGTACGTAGCTTTCTCCACGTTTTAGATAGTGTTATGTATTTATTTCTTACCTATAGAAACCTGTCAGCTAAGATCCGGACTACAACAAAGCACGTCTACTCTACTATATTCTTTTGCGATAATCAATAGATTCTTCTAACATCGTAAAGGAAGACAAAAGAGTATACATACTTAGTTGTCGTCGTATCTTTGTTGAGAAGTTTCTAAATGGCACATAGAAAGTACATAAAACTATATGAAACCAAGGAGAAATCAATGAAACTTTTAGAGACTGAATGATGTTGTTATCTTAGTTGTCTTCCACTAGAGATGCATAATGGAATCGTTAATAAAATTTGCCCCGCACAAAACGAAGGATTATTGCTCTTATGCTTtaaacatgtatataatatTACACTACCTTTTAAGATGCGAGGTAAGCTAAATAAATACTAGTGATTAAGAAATATTACAACTGTCTTCTTCTTGCGTTGCTACTTGATTCGACCACATGATCGCTACAAGGATGTTCACTCAATCTATTTGTTGATGACGAAGTATCTTCCTCACCAGATGATGGGGTCATCAAGTCAGCATCAACCAAGGATCATGGAGGAGGCACCAATAAGTCGACCAAGATCCACGAGAGAACCAACCTAAGCATACCAAATACATATGTGCCTTTCAAGAAGCATACCAGCCCAACCCGAAGAATTTAAGCTACAAATCAACTTATTCCAAAAACTTAACTCATCAAGGAATCACGGAGAAGTGGAATTGGTTCAAAAATCTTTTcagatgaagatgatattAAAGTTACAAATCAGCAGATTTCCAAAGAACCCGATGGAGACCAACAGCTACGTATTAGAGGATTTCGACCTGACCAGAAGGAGTTAACCTACAAAGTTAATTCTCAGATATTCTTGACTCATAAGATGTAGAAACTAGAGAAGAGTTTGGGGGAAAACTCTTTCTTATGTCTTGTTGATCTCAATAGCATTGatacaatgtatatatatgcaatttAGAATATGTTTT includes:
- the MYB79 gene encoding myb domain protein 79 (myb domain protein 79 (MYB79); FUNCTIONS IN: DNA binding, sequence-specific DNA binding transcription factor activity; INVOLVED IN: regulation of transcription, DNA-dependent, regulation of transcription; CONTAINS InterPro DOMAIN/s: SANT, DNA-binding (InterPro:IPR001005), Homeodomain-like (InterPro:IPR009057), Myb, DNA-binding (InterPro:IPR014778), HTH transcriptional regulator, Myb-type, DNA-binding (InterPro:IPR017930), Homeodomain-related (InterPro:IPR012287), Myb transcription factor (InterPro:IPR015495); BEST Arabidopsis thaliana protein match is: myb domain protein 305 (TAIR:AT3G24310.1); Has 8943 Blast hits to 8160 proteins in 474 species: Archae - 0; Bacteria - 0; Metazoa - 824; Fungi - 482; Plants - 5824; Viruses - 6; Other Eukaryotes - 1807 (source: NCBI BLink).), whose translation is MVEEVWRKGPWTAEEDRLLIEYVRVHGEGRWNSVSKLAGLKRNGKSCRLRWVNYLRPDLKRGQITPHEESIILELHAKWGNRWSTIARSLPGRTDNEIKNYWRTHFKKKAKPTTNNAEKIKSRLLKRQHFKEQREIELQQEQQLFQFDQLGMKKIISLLEENNSSSSSDGGGDVFYYPDQITHSSKPFGYNSNSLEEQLQGRFSPVNIPDANTMNEDNAIWDGFWNMDVVNGHGGNLGVVAATAACGPRKPYFHNLVIPFC
- a CDS encoding RING/U-box superfamily protein (RING/U-box superfamily protein; FUNCTIONS IN: zinc ion binding; CONTAINS InterPro DOMAIN/s: Zinc finger, RING-type (InterPro:IPR001841), Zinc finger, C3HC4 RING-type (InterPro:IPR018957); BEST Arabidopsis thaliana protein match is: RING/U-box superfamily protein (TAIR:AT2G47700.1); Has 422 Blast hits to 422 proteins in 67 species: Archae - 0; Bacteria - 0; Metazoa - 39; Fungi - 32; Plants - 236; Viruses - 3; Other Eukaryotes - 112 (source: NCBI BLink).); its protein translation is MSLESDIKESKRVVEPFDDDDCAVCLEPLANDADERTVVKLRCSHKFHLDCVGSSFNIKNKMECPCCRQIEKGKWLFAEPVDQLEEDDMSPLDMLTNMVSPSFLHIDDGIFTNIASVLFPNALNQISNNANVSSNPLGEPRNTLLDTRMQRQVDEHVASTVDSERRLPDMLFELHDRTGGSGPSGYGRERSGGEGGENSCGGEAVAEEDQVGEAAEGAEMMDNLNF